Below is a genomic region from Dama dama isolate Ldn47 chromosome 17, ASM3311817v1, whole genome shotgun sequence.
ggaagaggaggagctgGGCGCGGCGGGCGGAGCGCGGCGGCAGCTTGGGGCAGAGGCCGCGCCCGCGGCGCTGGGCGGCTCGCCGGGAGGAGCCGAGGGCTGCCGGCCGGCGCGGCTGCTGGGTGTGGTGCATGAGTGCAAGCGGCGCCCTTCGAGGGCAAGGGCTGTTTCTCGCGGCGCCAAGACGGCCGAGACCGTGCAGCGCATCAAGAAGACCCGGAGACTGAAGGCCAACAACCGCGAGCGCAACCGCATGCACAATCTCAACGCGGCGCTGGACGCGCTGCGGGAGGTGCTCCCCACATTCCCGGAGGACGCCAAGCTGACCAAGATCGAGACCCTGCGTTTCGCCCACAACTACATATGGGCGCTCACCGAGACCCTGCGCCTGGCTGACCACTGTGGGGGCGGCGGCCTGCCCGGGGCGCTCTTCTCCGAGGCCGTCCTGCTGAGCCCGGGAGGCGCTAGTGCCGCCTTGAGC
It encodes:
- the NEUROG2 gene encoding neurogenin-2, whose protein sequence is MFVKSETLELKEEEDVLVLLGSASPASAALTPLSSSADEEEEEELGAAGGARRQLGAEAAPAALGGSPGGAEGCRPARLLGVVHECKRRPSRARAVSRGAKTAETVQRIKKTRRLKANNRERNRMHNLNAALDALREVLPTFPEDAKLTKIETLRFAHNYIWALTETLRLADHCGGGGLPGALFSEAVLLSPGGASAALSNRGDSPSPASTWSCTNSPAESSSASSNSTSPYSCTLSPASPEGSDMDYWQPPPPDKHRYAPHLPIVRDCI